In Limnohabitans sp. TEGF004, the genomic window TGCCCTGTGTCTTTGACACTGGTGTGGAGGACTTGTAAGCGTGGCAGAAATCCCATTTGCACCACTTGTTTGGTCACACTGAATGCGCCAGAAATCAAAGCCTGAGAAGCAATCACCGTCGCCGCTGTCGCCAACCCAACCAAAGGCACGAGCAACCAATCAGGAGCCATATTGAAGAAGGGGTTGGCCACCGCCGTAGGATCGCTCAACAACAAAGCACCTTGGCCAAAATAGTTCAGCGTTAACGCCGGCATCACGACGAAGAACCAGGCGATGCGAATGGGCTTCTTTCCAAAGTGCCCCATGTCGGCATACAAAGCCTCGCCACCCGTCACACACAACACCACCGCACCCAAAATCAGGAAAGTGATACTGGGCTCGTTGACCATGAACATCACAGCGTAGTGTGGGCTGATCGCCCACAAAATTTCTGGATGAGAAGCAATGTGGTACACCCCCAAAGCAGAAATAGCGGCAAACCACACGACTGTGATCGGGCCGAAGAATTTACCAATACCACTGGTGCCTCGCTTTTGCACGGCGAAGAGGCCAAACAAAATGATGATCGTGATTGGAATCACATACTTCTTAAAAGCGGGTGACACCACCTCCAAACCTTCGACCGCGGACAGCACCGAAATGGCTGGCGTGATCACACCGTCACCATAAAACAAACAGGTGCCGAAGATACCCACGATCAACATGCGCTGACGCAACACGGGTCGGTCTTTCACGGCCATTGAAGCCAAGGCCAGCATGGCCACCAAACCACCTTCACCGTGGTTGTCCGCACGCAGCACCAAGGCCACATACTTGATAGACACGATGACGGTCAGAGTCCAAAAGAAAATGGACAAGATGCCATAGATGTTGTCAGGCGTGAACTCGACGTGCCCCGAGCCAAACACCTCTTTCATCGCATACAGCACGCTGGTACCGATGTCGCCATAAACGACGCCAATCGCGCCCAAGGTGAGCGCCGCGAGCGACGATTTGCCGTGTTGATCCATGACTAACCTCAGTCGTAAATTTCTGCTTCGGGATCGGTGGCTTCGAGCTCATAGCTCGCAGCCAACATGGCCAAACGACCAATGACGCCATACATGTAAAAGCGGTTGGGGGTGCTCGCACCGGGCTTCATGCCAGGCTGCGGTGTGTGCGCGCTTTGCTCGAAAGCCAGCGGTACAAAACTCGCACCGGGTGCGTTCAAGTTTTCGTCCACGCCACGGTCAGCATGCACGCGGTAGAAGCCGCCCACCACATAGCGGTCCATCATGTAGACCACGGGTTCAGCCACAGCATCGTTTAAGCGCTCATGCGTGAGCACGCCTTCTTGGATGATGACTTGGCTCACCTCTTGACCGTCTTTGACCACGCTCATTTTGTTGCGGGTCTTGCGGTTGAGTGCATCGAGGTCTTTGACATCGCGCACGGTCATGATGCCCATGCCGTAAGTGCCGTTGTCGGCTTTGACGATGACGAATGGTTTTTCGTTGATGCCGTACTCTTTGTATTTGCGCTTGATCTTGGTGAGCAAGGCGTCCACATTGGTTTGCAAGCACTCCATGCCTGTGCCTTCGGCAAAGTTCACTTCGCCGCACTGGTTGAACATGGGGTTAATCAACCATGGATCAATGCCCAGCAGCTTGCCAAAGCGCTTGGCCACTTCTTCGTAGCACTCAAAGTGTTTGCTCTTTCGGCGCACGCTCCAACCCGCATGCAATGGTGGCAGTAGATGTTGCTCGTGCAAGTCTTCCAAGATGCCAGGAATGCCAGCGCTCAAATCGTTGTTGAGCAAGATGGTGCAAGGGTCGAAGTCTTTGAGCCCCAAGCGGTGCTTGCCACGAATCACTGGCTCCAACGTGACGCTGTCGCCATTGGGTAAATCAATGGTGGTGTTCTCTTTGATCTCGGGATTGATCGATCCCACGCGCACATTCAACCCTGCCATGTGGAAGATGCGCTGCAGCTGCGCCACGTTCGACAAGTAGAAGGTGTTGCGTGTGTGGTTCTCTGGAATCAACAACAGGTTACGGGCTTCAGGGCAGATTTTTTCAATCGCGGCCATGGCGGCTTGCACCGCGAGGGGCAGCATCTCAGGCGTGAGGTTGTTCCAGCCGCCGGGGTAGAGGTTGGTGTCGACTGGTGCAAGCTTGAAACCTGCATTGCGAATGTCCACCGAGCTGTAGAACGGCGGCGTGTGCTCCATCCATTCCAAACGAAACCAGCGCTCGATGGCGGGCATGGAATCGAGGATGCGTTGTTCAAGCTCGTTGATGGGGCCGTTGAGGGCGGTGATGAGGTGAGGAACCATGGTGTCCTTGGTAGGTGGAGGCTAATTCTAGGCCTTCACCGCAGGCAAATAAGTTGCCTTTGTTTAGAGGACTCAAACGGTTAATTACGCCTTCTTTATATTTAATTAATAGTAATAGTTTTATACTTATTGGCTTTTAAATAATTCAAAGGTATTCAAATGAGTTGCTTTTCACGGGTTTCA contains:
- a CDS encoding potassium transporter Kup, with product MDQHGKSSLAALTLGAIGVVYGDIGTSVLYAMKEVFGSGHVEFTPDNIYGILSIFFWTLTVIVSIKYVALVLRADNHGEGGLVAMLALASMAVKDRPVLRQRMLIVGIFGTCLFYGDGVITPAISVLSAVEGLEVVSPAFKKYVIPITIIILFGLFAVQKRGTSGIGKFFGPITVVWFAAISALGVYHIASHPEILWAISPHYAVMFMVNEPSITFLILGAVVLCVTGGEALYADMGHFGKKPIRIAWFFVVMPALTLNYFGQGALLLSDPTAVANPFFNMAPDWLLVPLVGLATAATVIASQALISGAFSVTKQVVQMGFLPRLQVLHTSVKDTGQIYIPFVNWGLFAVIVLAVMMFKSSSNLAAAYGIAVCTDMLITTVLTFFVIHYGWKYPFWWCLAATGFFFVVDLAFWASNLLKLFDGGWFPLLIASVIMMLMLTWRDGRGILYEKRKEDALDLTSFLEAVFLSPPTRVEGTAVFLTSGKGAVPNAMLHNLKHNKVLHKQNLFVNVQNHEVPWIEEKERLEITAVGNECWQVVIHYGFKDDPDVPGALSHLNGMGCEVSPMTTSYFLSRDSIVPTVGSGMSAWREKLFAQMHLNASSAADFLNLPSNSVVELGSKIEI
- the gshA gene encoding glutamate--cysteine ligase, which encodes MVPHLITALNGPINELEQRILDSMPAIERWFRLEWMEHTPPFYSSVDIRNAGFKLAPVDTNLYPGGWNNLTPEMLPLAVQAAMAAIEKICPEARNLLLIPENHTRNTFYLSNVAQLQRIFHMAGLNVRVGSINPEIKENTTIDLPNGDSVTLEPVIRGKHRLGLKDFDPCTILLNNDLSAGIPGILEDLHEQHLLPPLHAGWSVRRKSKHFECYEEVAKRFGKLLGIDPWLINPMFNQCGEVNFAEGTGMECLQTNVDALLTKIKRKYKEYGINEKPFVIVKADNGTYGMGIMTVRDVKDLDALNRKTRNKMSVVKDGQEVSQVIIQEGVLTHERLNDAVAEPVVYMMDRYVVGGFYRVHADRGVDENLNAPGASFVPLAFEQSAHTPQPGMKPGASTPNRFYMYGVIGRLAMLAASYELEATDPEAEIYD